In the Vibrio sp. FE10 genome, GACGCTCGGTTCGCTGTTTAAGGTTGGGGAAAGAGGTTGGCTCATAGGGTTATCTCCTCGCCATCGTTGAGAATGCGTAATCGCTGTGGGAAAGCTTGGGGATGTTGTGCTGCCCAGCCGAGCATGTGGTGGCTGACATGGATCAAACCAAGGTTCTTAGGACGACAAGTTTCATCAATATCTAATATATGGTGAAAGTCGTTATGGTTTAAGTTCGATCGAGCTTGAGGATCTTCAATTGGTGGGGAGTTACAATCCGTGATTAACCAATCAACGGGAAATTCTTTCAGCCAACGCTCGGTTTGCTTTGGCAGCCCTACTGTATCGGTTAAATAAGCCAACCGCTTTCCATCAAATTCAAAGCAATAACCAAGGCAAAGTTTAGAGTGATTGAGGGGTAATGGCGTGACGGTTATTCCCTGCCAATTAAACGACTTAAACGCTTGTGCTCGC is a window encoding:
- the phnP gene encoding phosphonate metabolism protein PhnP, producing MKLTMLGTANSAMVPVYGCDCSVCVSALENPSLRREKSSAFLEHNGKFLLLDANAPDLMRRFPAGSIDQILLTHYHMDHVQSLFDLRWGAGDQISVISPDDPLGCDDLYKHPGILDFSMRAQAFKSFNWQGITVTPLPLNHSKLCLGYCFEFDGKRLAYLTDTVGLPKQTERWLKEFPVDWLITDCNSPPIEDPQARSNLNHNDFHHILDIDETCRPKNLGLIHVSHHMLGWAAQHPQAFPQRLRILNDGEEITL